GTTCACCGGTTCACGGCAGCTGCAGTAATGCGAATAGGCGAACAATGAACTGAGTTTTAGGGATTTTAGGGCTCGCTCAATGAACAGCAGTGAGGGGTGGCGACTAAAGAGAGATGCCGGCGAGGGGTgggtcgtcactcctccagtcgtgggtgggttttagggtttttgtttgtgGGTGGGTAAAACATCAAAATTAGAAACTGAAATTTTCGCACCTAATTCTCTAAATcatcacaaaaaaaattttaagatttaaaaattagaaacttatttttattattaatattattttttttataaaaattaggaaaaattacctaaaataatccagattttcttataataatgattaaccatgaataatcccaactttaacgGATATTTGCCTAAataaacttgggtaacccgatAACTGCTATAATAGATAATTCACCAAAaatagtaaactgaaaattaatttaaaattaaaaaaaattttaaaattttatataaaaaattctaaataataaaaaaaattataaatttttttgagcattttttaacagacattttattttaatttattttaaaaaaaataaaatttgttatagcaagtcatccggtcaccggtttactttaggaaaatacctctcaaaattgaaattaataatggttaatcaatagtggAATTATTATGGGAATATTACGAATAAATTAGCCTATCACCTCATCAGTGccacataatttaatttaaacctCAACTAAATTCAATATTGAGACAGTAAAGAAAAACAACAAAGCAACAAATTAGTAATTACAATTTAGAATTGAAGATATTCCTGAGAGAAAATGTTAGCTtgagaaaaataaatggaaTGATAAACGCAggctacattttttatttttatactatatatccaataatataaaatataatttgaatttgaaatttgatttgACGTTGAAAATTTAAGTggttttttaaaattgaaaaaaaatggaaaaaatcccttctttttctctttttctttttgactATAAACATTGAAATCGTCCAAcgcaatatataaaaaacaatcGATTTGAAAATGCGGGTCGTGACCAAGAAACCACCAGTTTCGCTTGGTGGGCTGGAAATGCTCGACTTATCAATTTATCTGGTAAATTGCTTGGAGCTAATATAGCCCGTGCCAGATTAATCGTATTCTGGGCCAGAGCAATGAACTTATTTTCAATGGCTCAAGAAAGTCCGATGGACAATCACTGGTGTGTAGAATTAAATTACTAATCCATcatctaaaaaatatataaaccctaaattaattgttgaattaaattactaattaattaaaactctAATAAATtccaataaattaaatatgaaattctaaatttataaatttaccaacaattaaacaaaaaatccTAAATTAGTTAACAAAAACccaaattaataatttgttaaattgattaacaaacaatgtttttaacattcaaagaaattaaaaaattataacaattgcacaaatttaaaaattttattggaaaagaaaaaaaaacaatatacatGGTTTGGTGGATGGGATTGGCTACGGCCTACGGCTGTACGACATGTGGAGTTAATGCCTAGGTGATTGGACCTGGCGACTAAAAGTTGCTGCTATGTGAGGATGTAAGGGTTTTGAAGGAGGAAGGTTTGGGTCAGAAAAATAGAGTGAACAAGAGTGAGGATGATGGTCAAATATTCAAAACATCACGTGCTGCAGTATGtacaatttaatattgagggttgaaaaaaaaatcagttttcAAAATATACTTCTTGAGACTTAATGTACATCCGCCTCTAAGCTATAAATTTCACCCCTAAATTATAAACAGTAACTCAACCATGTTCAAATCACAATTAGTTCTTAGCCATAACAATATTAAAGGTATCACACTCAAAATTTACAAGGATGAactcaaaataaacataaaagcaaatatcaagaataaacaaaattatattagGAAAGATATTGCTCATTAAAAGTTGAATGAATAGTGGAAAGAGGCATGCGACAATTGACAAGAATGTTGTCGCTACTCTGCATGAGGAAAGGAACGAGAGCAGCTTGTGGTGGCTGCTGACGGCGGTTGCTTACTTCTGGCGGCAACTGCTTGCTACTTGGTTGGTGTTGAACGAGGGAAAATAATAGTGAGAAAGAGAGCTAAGGGTTTGAAGTTTAAACTGTGCAATagcatgaacaatgaagagGACAAATATATCCTCTTCACAATTCTATCTTTTTTCTCCATTTAACACATCATTTTCTCTTTCCTACAcatcatttttcactatttacaTCATCTTCCTCATTCGATTCCATTAATTTGTCCTTTATCCAAGGGTATACTCTTTCATTCTCTtttcactttctctctcctactCACATATACCCCACCAcacattctttttcctattcaaatttaataattataatttgtgtaattattattaaatgataaatattatttactcaatttttgtataattaattaattagcgaATTATTAGTCTTGCaacacacaaaaaaatattcataagtTCATATTTTATAACTTAAAGAAACAAAGTACATACATTAATTAAATGTTCGGAAaacatagaattttaaaaaaatactactACGTTTTTCTATTCGAAAATTAGTCTGCATAGGAGCTTCCAAACTTTTCCCACATATGCTCTACCAAATCACTCTTCAAAGACATATGTATATGTCTATCACGAAACATTTCTCTTGTAGCTAAGAGTGTCGTAAAATTACGATCATCATATCGTCCGGGTGTGACAGTAAATGTTGTACCATTTAAGCTTAATGATCCTGCTACATTTTCAGGTTGTTCTTGGCGAACTCTTGTGGATCTTTATAATTAACATAAGTATCGCGCTCGTCTTCCACAATCATATTGTGGATAATGATACATGTCATCATAATTTTCCATAGCATTGGCACACTCCATGCTAAAGCATGTTTTCGAATTATTGCAAATCGAGCTTGTAGTACACCAAAGGCACGTTCAACATCCTTTCGTGCACTTTCTTGACGTTGAATGAACAACCTTTGTTTATGGATTTGGGGAGCTGTTATGGCGTCAATAAAGGTTGCCCATTTTGGATAAATTTCATTTGTGAGATAGTACCCTTTGTTGTAGGTATTTCCATTCACATCGAACTGGACTTGTGGAGCTCTACCGTTGAGAAGGTCGTCAAAAACCGGTGAACGCTGGAGTACATTTATGTCGTTGCAAGATCCTGGTGTTCCAAAAAAAGCATGCCAAATCCATAAATCTCTAGAAGCAACGGCTTCTAAGATTACAGTCGTTGTTCTAGACCTTCCTTGATACATTCCTTTCCATCCGGCGGGACAATTTTTCCATTCCCAATGCATGCAATCGATGCTCCCTATCATACATGGAAATCCTCTATCTTCCCCTTCTCTAAGAAGACATTGGAGATCTTTAGTATTTGGCTTTCGAAGATCTTCTACCGAAAATTGCGCAATTATACCATCAACAAAGTGTGTAAGACACTCCTTCAAAGTTGTAGCACCAAGTTTTAGATACTCATAAATTTGATCAGCATCATTCATATGCTGACATCCTTATGGCTGCAGCGCATTTCTGAAGAGCAGTAGCGCCTTGCCGCATACATGCATCTGGATGTTGTTGGAAAAAACGATAATGTAAACTAAGGGTATCCACAATGCGAATGAATATATGTTTTTGCATGCGAAACCTACGACGAAATTGACGTTCATTGTATAGTGGTTGGTTACTGAAGTAGTCAGCTATCAAACGGTCGTTTGCTGATTCTCAATCTTTAGAAATATAAGTTCTCCTCTTTCTTGGACGTGAACCCTCATTTTTATCTTCTTCGACGGTGGAGTTAACAATGTATCTTACTGCATCCTCTACCGACAAAATCCATCAACATATAGTCATAGATTTCATCCTCACTTAAACTAGAAGAACTAGAATCAAGGTTCATCTTGAAATTCATTTTGTGATGATATGTAAGATTGTGATGAAGATGATATGTGAATGgaaatatacatatttataggAGATGTTTCAATGCATGAAACTGATATGAAGTGACAAGTCTTTGGTAAAATACttttgtaacaacccgacttaccgttgactgagtaatcagggtcatcacggggttctTTTCcccaagaaattgaaatcacacttccaaaacttgagcaaaggaaACACCAGCTTTTCAACGTAATTAACTCAGCTACATCTCaaaacaaacatctaactacAACACAGGATGAttatacaattctctacaagtccgatataaccaacacaaccaaatcaaatttacatttatccaaaatcctaatgcaaactacaaattcctacgtgctcagctcaatatacatccttggaacctcTAATCACGTCcgctaatccattattcccgaCTGGTTACGATTTGTAGATaagctaaaagttggaaacaacagaaggtcagattaaactgaatgagaagtaacaatccaaaacaaaacacagtaattgaaatcataggtttaaaagcaacattagtttcctagatctatatgcgcacagggagtctagtttgagaggtgccccatagctctaaggctatgtcgctctcgggtgaagctagtcaatatctgaatgacaattcgcttcaaaaacagggagtagggaacaatgttcctcaactccgtcaatgaccagcttgCAAGTTcaatccattgaccatatcataatatcaacataagcattcataacaacatttgtctcaacagtttccaatttcaaaagagctttagtaaaaagtttatttttaagaatgtagtctggctagaccctttaagggactgctactactcatcAAAAAGAGcgcttcaagaagctaagtctGGTACTGCGCGATCACTAGAAGGGCTCCTCGAtaatgtcgcctcctgaagcataacaaatatagcatcacaacaaagcatacgatactacaactaggttcatatagctcattgcatctcatcctaagaatgcatcttagttccatcttctattctaatatttctcatTTCAGAGATTGTGCAAGTCCTAACTCCAaccctcaatatcatcaaaataaataaccttGCTTTAGtctagcttatattcttgtaaagattATACGTCTCCACAATTCCCTTTGTATTCCAATTCAGACACTTCCATGATCATctaaactcaaaaccaagaaactaaacaagattaacaaACTATCCAAAAGAAAAATTCAGCTAGTTTATctattcaactaataatttccaCACGAACCCTAGATACCTTCAATAACAACCAATCAATCAACATTTAactattaatcaaaataaaagaaaaggaaaagagggaagaaattaaattgagaatgtttcatctaatgtgtatttaagatcattctcgcattgataattctcttaaacttacttgtcttaaaatattaatttcccaaATGTTAGAACTTTAATATTGATgggtagggatggcaacgggtcggatctggaccgggtccaggtggacccggatcTAGATCCGTTTTCAGGAacaggatccagatccggaccGTATCCGCGGGTCTAATTTTGCAAGACCCATATCCAGATCCGTGGATATTGCGGATCCAGTACCGaatccgggtccaaaacgggtccgacttttttttcttttttttttgtatttttgaatgtATTGAGATTGCAATAAGcaatatttatagactaatgaataatatatataatttcacaataaaTCACCCAAAAAAACATCACAATCAATCTAATGGTAATGTTGATCTCGGTTCCTCTTATAGTACGCAGTCCAACAATAGTACTTACAGCTTTGTCAAGTCCGTTTAAATCATCTTTTACATTTTCAGCACTGCCTACAGTGACCTATGAGACAATAACTTTAGGAATGAAGCTATTGGACTCTGGTAGATGCGATTGAACTAGAGCTACCAAACGACATAAGAAAATCAGCTAGTTATTGGAAACAGTGCATACCAAATCATTACGAACGCAACTTCTAGCATCGTGATAAGCAGAAAAAATTTTATCGTAGATTGCAAGTTTTTTCCCAGCTGACACTGAATCAGCAGAACTATACAGATTCTGCTCCAATTTTCGAGTCGCTCACATGTAAATAAAAACAAGACTTGTATTTGAGATATAGTTGTAATAACAAATTTCTGGAACTTATTTGACAAAAATGCCAGTGAAGATACGGAAACAAGAAACTAGTAGATATAAAATACAGAAATGATTATCCACCagcataacaattttaatatatatatatatatatatatatatatatatatatatatatatatatatatatatatatatatatataatatatatatatatatataaatatatatatatatatatatatatatatatatatattattaaaaaaaaaaaaaaaagggtcctcgagatccgcgggtccgggtctgggtatttttcacagatccggatccggacccgtgaaatttaaatggatccagatccgacccggatccaaCGGGTCCAATTTCTTtggacccagatccgtgaaaacggatacggatccacggatccgggtcgggtccaatacccattgccatccctattgATGGGAGATGTTTCAATGCATGAACAGTTATGAAGTGACAAGTCCTGATATGAATGACAAGTTCCTGgtgaaatattttcatattgatAGGTGATATTACATTGCATGAACTGATATGAAGTAACAAGTCCTGATATGAATTAACAAGTCTCTGGTGAAATACATTAATAAAGggacaataatattaaaagcaGATGTTACTGAAAATAATAAGTTACTTagtaaagacaaattacaatgACGTTAATAAAACTGAAATACCACtcttaactaaataaaaacaacGACTAGAAAGATGGGTTTAGCCATCAACATACATATTAATATTCAAATCATTAATCAAAG
This genomic stretch from Amaranthus tricolor cultivar Red isolate AtriRed21 chromosome 9, ASM2621246v1, whole genome shotgun sequence harbors:
- the LOC130823178 gene encoding uncharacterized protein LOC130823178 codes for the protein MNDADQIYEYLKLGATTLKECLTHFVDGIIAQFSVEDLRKPNTKDLQCLLREGEDRGFPCMIGSIDCMHWEWKNCPAGWKGMYQGRSRTTTVILEAVASRDLWIWHAFFGTPGSCNDINVLQRSPVFDDLLNGRAPQVQFDVNGNTYNKGYYLTNEIYPKWATFIDAITAPQIHKQRLFIQRQESARKDVERAFGVLQARFAIIRKHALAWSVPMLWKIMMTCIIIHNMIVEDERDTYVNYKDPQEFAKNNLKM